One genomic window of bacterium includes the following:
- a CDS encoding NUDIX hydrolase has product MKTYTRNWFQSSQVNNEHRNLKTHQVWSWIISNDSKVLIVDDKTKFNFPGGTVDNTETNLQTLERELYEEIGMEKEMFNLTEKYQFGYYVIEQFDENKLVDEYLQVRFLLRLDKSSLDYDFKPTETGALAILSCKFVGFEELTNYFSWLQDSGEYKFIKNHFFN; this is encoded by the coding sequence ATGAAAACTTATACAAGAAATTGGTTTCAAAGTTCCCAGGTTAATAATGAACATAGAAACCTAAAAACTCATCAAGTATGGTCGTGGATTATTTCAAATGATTCAAAAGTTTTAATTGTAGATGATAAAACTAAATTTAATTTTCCTGGTGGTACAGTAGACAACACTGAAACAAATTTGCAAACATTAGAACGAGAACTGTATGAAGAAATTGGAATGGAAAAAGAAATGTTTAATCTTACAGAAAAGTATCAATTCGGATATTATGTAATTGAACAATTTGACGAAAATAAACTAGTTGATGAATATTTGCAAGTTAGATTTTTACTGAGATTAGATAAATCATCATTAGATTATGACTTTAAGCCTACAGAAACTGGTGCATTAGCAATTTTGTCTTGTAAATTTGTAGGTTTTGAAGAACTTACTAACTATTTTTCCTGGCTTCAAGATTCAGGGGAATATAAATTTATCAAAAATCACTTTTTTAATTAA
- a CDS encoding 50S ribosomal protein L25 — translation MKSNTSLNLTNRDIYTRSNRALRKEGNLPGSVYSAKEKSISVEMNLKEFASAFKEHGYSGVIKFQVGDIFFDGIIREVQIHPVSMGLTSFEIMKLDQDRKIKVNVPFEITGVSLAVKNNLGFLVTPIDSIPLEGLPKNLPETLTIDISELDNVGESILMKDINLPEGVEFQPGTDIYIAIATIVPPQKETATKTTISENVVEQSDGSVAGSNDGLSE, via the coding sequence ATGAAATCAAATACATCATTAAATCTTACAAATAGAGACATTTATACTAGATCAAACCGAGCCTTGAGAAAAGAAGGGAATTTACCAGGATCTGTTTATAGTGCAAAAGAAAAGTCAATATCTGTTGAAATGAATCTGAAAGAGTTTGCAAGTGCGTTTAAAGAACATGGATATTCTGGAGTTATCAAATTTCAAGTTGGGGATATTTTTTTTGATGGCATTATTCGCGAAGTTCAAATACATCCAGTCTCAATGGGGTTGACTTCGTTTGAGATTATGAAGCTTGATCAAGATAGGAAGATTAAGGTCAATGTTCCTTTTGAGATCACTGGGGTTTCATTGGCTGTTAAAAATAATTTAGGGTTTTTGGTTACCCCTATAGATAGTATTCCGCTTGAAGGTTTGCCAAAGAATTTGCCTGAAACCTTAACTATAGATATCTCTGAGTTGGATAATGTTGGGGAATCTATACTTATGAAAGATATCAATCTTCCTGAGGGTGTTGAATTCCAGCCAGGAACCGATATATATATTGCAATTGCAACAATAGTTCCACCACAAAAAGAAACAGCCACAAAAACTACTATTTCAGAAAATGTAGTTGAGCAATCGGATGGAAGCGTTGCAGGATCAAATGATGGACTGTCGGAATAG
- the rpoC gene encoding DNA-directed RNA polymerase subunit beta': MLKDFSSLKISISSPQDILANSHGEVTRAETINYRTQRAEPDGLMCEKIFGPTKNFECYCGKYKKIRYKGIICDKCGVEVTHKRVRRERMGHIKLASPVVHVWYAHGTPNKLAIILDIPPKKLEGVIYFSRHLVVAVDEDKRVEKIEKLEEKLQERLADMKSSREQDIENLREEYEIELKQIKKEKNELKLVQKNAELNKEIANLKAEYDMQEKDLRDANSAIKEILENISVGDVLAEDELDQIESANAKFFKTEIGAEAVITMLKKVHEDMDAILKNLEKQKEKAKSVITLKKLVDRYRILKGMKDSNLNPEWLVMEHLPVIPPELRPIVQLQGGRFATSDLNDLYRRVINRNNRLKKLIDLGAPEIIIRNEKRMLQESVDALLDNNHRVGNPVLNTRQQPYKSLSDMLRGKTGRFRQNLLGKRVDYSARAVIVGGPELYVNQCGLPQDMALELFKPFIIRELIARGIVANAKSGKTYIDEKNAEVYEILEEVIQGRPVLLNRAPTLHKQGIQAFYPVLISGNAIQIPPVVCKGFNADFDGDQMSVHVPLSKAAVDEAIAKMMPDSNVLLMRDGSPIIFADKDMIAGNYYLTRDADTDNVVVVSDYLELMKMLDLNQITSNAKVKLNYKGDLVETTAGRILFNESLPQEYEFINKQANKGLISDVVSDIYSKYGANVALETIDKIQKLGFKWLTNSGVSISISDYKQAPNREEIIAEANKREDALNKLLDNGLVSASEKLRLSAQLWTEVNDNLAEMTLKLYDQTNPITLINKSGAIAITEPLKSSASMKGLILDLHGSIVPLPLRSNYVKGFTTFEYFASSRGTRKGEADKKLKTPISGYITRKLCDVSQDMITRIDDCGTKKGIYIYKDVNRRLSFERRISGRVVAEDIILDDKVILNSGEIINEELSKLIAEKFDKVKVRSVLTCEAKDGLCTKCYGANLGTRKLVEKGVAVGIIAGQAMGESTTQLTIDSKHTGAKAGTKDITQGIPRLQELFECRVPKMKALIAEISGTVKILEDDVSGIYKLRIENTEEINKEYKIQDDDEVQFSRSKKVKKAEVLIIKKDGTKMAAPTNGEVSKKDGVMYFTGTKNNEVEYKLDKKVILRVKDGDSVVQGQQLSEGSIYPPDLLNFGDLQKAEQYLIDNIQEVYGVQGIAIDDKHVEIVVRKMGGLVKIVDAGDSFFIPGEFESYNTIRDENEKLKSEGKDPIKYTRQLLGISQVAVKSESFLSAASFQEQVRVLSDSALVGSVDHLKGLKENVIIGRVVPLGSNVW; the protein is encoded by the coding sequence ATGCTAAAAGATTTTTCATCCTTAAAAATTTCAATTTCATCGCCACAAGATATTCTTGCAAATTCACACGGTGAAGTTACTAGGGCAGAAACGATAAATTACCGCACTCAAAGAGCAGAACCAGATGGTCTGATGTGTGAGAAAATTTTTGGTCCTACAAAAAATTTTGAATGCTATTGCGGAAAATATAAAAAAATCAGATACAAAGGTATCATCTGCGATAAATGTGGAGTAGAAGTTACTCACAAAAGAGTTCGAAGAGAAAGGATGGGTCACATCAAACTTGCATCTCCAGTTGTTCACGTATGGTATGCTCATGGCACTCCAAACAAACTCGCTATTATTCTTGATATTCCTCCAAAAAAACTTGAGGGAGTGATTTATTTCTCAAGACATTTGGTAGTTGCAGTTGACGAAGACAAAAGAGTTGAAAAAATTGAAAAACTAGAAGAAAAACTACAAGAAAGACTTGCTGATATGAAAAGTAGTAGAGAACAGGATATAGAGAATTTGCGAGAAGAGTATGAAATAGAGTTGAAACAAATAAAAAAGGAAAAGAACGAATTGAAGTTGGTCCAAAAGAATGCAGAATTAAATAAAGAGATTGCAAATTTGAAAGCTGAATATGATATGCAAGAAAAAGATCTGAGAGATGCAAATTCAGCTATCAAGGAAATTTTGGAAAATATTTCTGTAGGTGATGTTTTGGCAGAAGATGAACTTGATCAAATAGAGTCAGCAAATGCAAAATTTTTCAAGACAGAAATAGGTGCTGAAGCTGTCATTACTATGTTGAAAAAAGTGCATGAAGATATGGATGCAATATTGAAAAACTTGGAAAAACAAAAAGAAAAGGCAAAGTCTGTCATAACTTTGAAAAAATTGGTAGATAGATATAGGATTTTGAAAGGAATGAAAGATTCGAACTTAAATCCTGAGTGGCTTGTGATGGAGCACCTTCCCGTGATTCCACCAGAACTTAGACCAATAGTTCAATTACAGGGAGGAAGATTTGCTACATCAGATCTGAATGATCTATATAGAAGAGTGATAAATAGAAATAATAGATTGAAAAAGTTGATTGACCTTGGAGCTCCTGAAATCATTATCCGTAATGAGAAAAGAATGCTTCAAGAATCAGTAGATGCTCTTCTTGACAACAACCATAGAGTCGGAAATCCCGTTCTAAATACTAGACAACAGCCATACAAATCTCTCTCGGATATGTTGAGAGGAAAAACTGGTAGATTTCGACAAAATCTACTTGGAAAAAGGGTTGATTACTCTGCTAGAGCTGTTATTGTTGGAGGTCCAGAACTCTATGTGAACCAATGTGGATTACCTCAAGATATGGCTTTAGAGTTATTCAAACCATTTATAATTAGAGAGCTTATAGCTCGAGGTATTGTGGCTAATGCCAAATCAGGAAAAACTTATATTGACGAAAAAAATGCAGAAGTATATGAAATACTGGAGGAAGTCATTCAAGGTAGGCCTGTATTGTTAAATAGAGCTCCTACATTGCACAAACAAGGAATTCAAGCATTTTACCCAGTTCTTATTTCTGGTAATGCTATACAAATACCTCCAGTAGTTTGCAAAGGATTTAATGCTGACTTTGACGGTGATCAAATGTCTGTTCATGTGCCTTTATCAAAAGCTGCAGTTGATGAAGCTATTGCAAAAATGATGCCTGATTCAAATGTTCTTTTGATGAGAGATGGATCTCCAATTATTTTTGCTGACAAAGATATGATTGCAGGCAATTATTACCTGACTCGAGATGCTGATACAGATAATGTTGTGGTAGTTTCAGATTATCTTGAACTTATGAAGATGTTGGATTTAAATCAAATAACATCAAACGCGAAGGTAAAGCTCAATTATAAAGGAGACTTGGTAGAAACAACTGCGGGTCGGATACTATTCAATGAATCTTTGCCTCAAGAATATGAATTCATAAATAAACAAGCTAACAAAGGGTTGATTTCTGATGTTGTTTCTGACATTTATTCAAAATATGGTGCAAATGTAGCTCTCGAAACAATCGATAAGATCCAAAAACTTGGATTCAAATGGTTGACAAATTCTGGCGTATCTATATCTATTTCCGACTATAAGCAAGCTCCGAATAGAGAAGAGATAATTGCAGAAGCAAACAAAAGAGAAGATGCTTTGAACAAACTTTTGGACAATGGTCTAGTATCTGCTAGTGAAAAACTTAGATTATCAGCTCAACTGTGGACAGAAGTGAACGATAATTTAGCAGAAATGACACTAAAGTTGTATGATCAAACCAATCCGATTACTCTGATAAATAAATCTGGTGCTATTGCCATAACCGAACCGCTCAAATCGTCTGCATCTATGAAAGGTTTGATCCTAGACCTTCATGGAAGTATTGTGCCATTGCCACTAAGGTCAAACTATGTAAAAGGCTTTACAACCTTTGAATATTTTGCATCTTCTAGAGGTACTAGAAAAGGAGAAGCTGACAAAAAGTTGAAAACTCCAATATCTGGATATATTACTAGAAAATTGTGCGATGTATCACAAGATATGATAACTAGAATTGACGATTGTGGAACTAAGAAAGGTATATATATATACAAAGATGTAAATCGTCGATTGAGTTTTGAAAGAAGGATATCTGGTCGGGTAGTAGCTGAGGACATCATTTTAGATGATAAGGTGATATTGAATTCTGGTGAAATTATCAATGAAGAATTATCAAAGTTAATTGCAGAAAAATTTGACAAGGTAAAAGTTAGATCAGTTTTGACATGTGAAGCCAAAGACGGTCTATGCACAAAATGTTATGGAGCAAATCTTGGAACTAGAAAATTAGTTGAAAAGGGTGTTGCAGTTGGTATCATAGCTGGACAAGCTATGGGAGAATCAACCACTCAATTGACTATCGACTCAAAACATACAGGAGCGAAGGCTGGAACGAAGGATATCACTCAAGGTATTCCTCGTTTACAAGAATTATTTGAATGTAGAGTGCCAAAAATGAAAGCACTTATAGCCGAGATATCTGGGACTGTAAAAATTTTGGAAGATGATGTTTCTGGTATATATAAATTGAGAATTGAAAATACCGAGGAAATTAATAAAGAATACAAAATTCAAGACGATGATGAAGTTCAATTTTCTAGGTCTAAGAAAGTGAAAAAGGCAGAAGTATTGATTATCAAGAAAGATGGAACGAAAATGGCTGCGCCAACAAATGGGGAAGTCAGTAAAAAAGATGGAGTAATGTATTTCACTGGTACTAAAAATAATGAGGTAGAATACAAATTGGATAAGAAAGTTATTTTGAGAGTGAAGGATGGTGACAGTGTAGTCCAGGGTCAACAATTATCAGAGGGCTCAATCTATCCACCTGACTTACTAAACTTTGGTGATTTGCAAAAGGCTGAGCAATACTTGATAGACAATATTCAAGAGGTATATGGAGTTCAAGGTATCGCAATTGATGATAAGCATGTAGAAATAGTGGTAAGAAAAATGGGAGGCTTAGTAAAAATAGTTGATGCTGGTGATTCATTTTTCATACCTGGTGAATTTGAATCATACAATACTATAAGGGACGAAAATGAGAAATTAAAATCAGAAGGTAAAGATCCTATCAAGTATACAAGGCAGCTTTTAGGTATATCACAAGTTGCAGTGAAGTCCGAATCATTCTTGTCAGCAGCATCTTTCCAAGAGCAAGTGCGTGTTCTTTCGGATTCAGCTTTGGTTGGTTCTGTAGATCACTTGAAAGGTCTTAAGGAGAATGTTATAATCGGTAGGGTTGTACCTCTAGGTAGCAATGTATGGTAA
- a CDS encoding DNA-directed RNA polymerase subunit beta, whose product MNKGRVSLSTSPLKGIQKNLLESQFKSYRWLKEFGLKALFEEISPVEDYTGKSWEISFGEIRFGEPTNTFKSALNRGGTLDIPVYIKVSLLNKKTKEIKEQEIYLMDLPVMSERGTFAVSGNERSIVQQIVRSEGVLFIETKNDGQKSLYGVKVIPQHGKWYTFETNKQGVMTVKLLEGRPRIHLTTILRALGYSTDDMQKMFKEVDNGEISFIEATLAKDKSKSSEDAIIKIFQALRPEDSISIESARAFFNSLFFGKRRFYLGKVGRYQIAKKLFGKKLSFDEIKDEDLLMNKGDIVAIVRALIEMNNGYRNVDDIDHLSNRRIRGVGELIAEELRKGVLRMEKNLKDKMGTFSTDELVTPSMIVNARPISAAITQFFGSSEISRYMDQQNILSEIEAKRRITAGGPGGLTTESATISVRDIHYSHYSRIDPVETPEGPQVGIVSHMALYAKVNDFGFLEAPYRRVVDGKTYEEVLKKSNNKVDTKVDKNKMYVTEEIVYLDPEEEFDKVIAPADISISEDMSLQDTYVFCRTKGNYANMAVTSINFIDVVPMQIGGASISIVPFIMNDDSNRALMAANMQRQAVPLLKAESAIVGTGTERLLAEASGRAVFAEENGEVKYVDAKKVFVSYDKPVREYKSNITTKKRDILEESDTDVVYELTKFLGTNQNTCFDQQPLVKVGQKFKKGDILIQGPSMQNDEIALGTNLVAAYIPWYGYSFEDGIVVSERLVKEDLLTSIHIREYSQDIRETKLGNEEMTRDIPNLSDFSLRNLDEDGLVRVGSYVNSSDILVGIVAPKGEVEMSAEEKLLRVIFGESAKDVRDNSLRLPHGDKGIVMDVQVLDRNKGDKLAPGVLKQVKVFVAKTHKIGVGDKLTGRHGDKGIITKVLPQEDMPFLEDGTPVDIVLNTLSIVRRMNLGQLHEAHLGYAASKLGVKVSAPIFSPIDTDQIYEEAKKKGYDALQKVKLYDGRTGEPFDNDIVVGIRYMMKLDHLAEDKIHARSVGAYTIVTQQPLGGKAQFGGQRFGEMEVWALEAHAVPYLLHETLTTRSDDVVSRVMAYRAIITGAPIPESQTTASFGVLQKELAALALNLTPQGVVQDKIDVNELVETGGLLQQEENVAKATEENLGETEGMEVKEGIEEMEAL is encoded by the coding sequence ATGAACAAAGGTAGAGTATCACTATCAACTTCTCCCCTTAAAGGTATTCAAAAGAATCTTTTGGAATCTCAATTTAAGTCCTATAGGTGGCTTAAGGAATTCGGCTTAAAGGCATTGTTCGAAGAAATTTCTCCTGTCGAAGATTATACAGGCAAATCATGGGAGATAAGTTTTGGTGAAATTCGTTTTGGTGAGCCTACAAATACTTTCAAATCAGCATTAAATAGAGGAGGCACTTTGGATATACCTGTTTATATAAAGGTATCCTTGCTAAACAAAAAAACGAAGGAAATCAAAGAACAAGAAATATATCTGATGGATCTTCCTGTGATGAGTGAGCGTGGAACATTCGCAGTTTCTGGTAATGAGAGATCTATAGTTCAACAAATAGTTCGCTCTGAAGGCGTTCTTTTCATTGAAACTAAAAACGATGGTCAAAAAAGTTTGTATGGAGTAAAAGTCATACCTCAACATGGTAAATGGTATACTTTTGAAACAAATAAACAAGGCGTAATGACAGTCAAATTGCTTGAAGGAAGACCTAGAATACATCTAACTACGATTTTAAGGGCCTTAGGATATTCAACGGATGATATGCAAAAGATGTTCAAAGAAGTTGATAATGGTGAAATTTCATTTATTGAAGCTACTCTTGCTAAAGATAAATCTAAATCATCGGAAGATGCTATTATCAAGATTTTTCAAGCTTTGCGCCCTGAAGATTCTATCTCCATAGAGTCAGCAAGGGCTTTTTTTAACTCTTTGTTTTTTGGCAAAAGAAGATTTTATTTAGGTAAAGTTGGTAGATACCAGATTGCCAAAAAATTATTTGGGAAAAAGCTTTCTTTTGATGAAATCAAAGACGAAGATTTGCTGATGAACAAAGGAGATATAGTTGCAATTGTCAGAGCTTTGATAGAGATGAATAATGGATATAGGAATGTTGATGATATCGACCATTTGTCAAATAGAAGAATCAGGGGTGTAGGTGAATTGATAGCTGAAGAACTAAGAAAAGGTGTTTTGAGAATGGAGAAAAATTTGAAAGATAAGATGGGTACATTTTCTACTGACGAATTGGTGACACCTTCTATGATTGTTAATGCAAGGCCAATATCAGCTGCAATAACTCAGTTTTTTGGAAGTTCAGAAATTTCAAGGTACATGGATCAGCAGAATATACTTTCAGAAATTGAAGCAAAAAGAAGAATTACAGCTGGTGGTCCTGGTGGATTGACTACTGAGAGTGCTACGATATCTGTTAGAGACATTCATTACTCTCATTACTCAAGAATTGATCCAGTCGAAACTCCTGAAGGACCTCAGGTCGGTATAGTTTCTCATATGGCATTGTATGCAAAGGTTAATGACTTCGGTTTTTTGGAAGCTCCATATAGACGAGTTGTAGATGGCAAAACTTATGAAGAAGTGTTGAAAAAGTCAAATAATAAAGTAGATACTAAAGTAGACAAAAACAAGATGTATGTTACTGAGGAAATAGTATATTTAGATCCAGAGGAGGAATTTGACAAAGTTATTGCTCCAGCTGATATTTCTATTTCAGAAGATATGTCTTTGCAAGATACTTATGTATTTTGTCGAACAAAGGGAAACTATGCGAATATGGCTGTCACATCGATCAATTTTATTGATGTCGTTCCTATGCAAATTGGAGGTGCGTCGATATCTATAGTTCCTTTTATTATGAATGATGATTCAAACAGAGCTTTGATGGCAGCAAATATGCAACGACAAGCAGTCCCACTTTTGAAAGCAGAATCAGCAATTGTTGGTACAGGAACCGAAAGATTGTTAGCTGAAGCTTCTGGTAGGGCAGTATTTGCTGAAGAAAATGGTGAGGTGAAGTATGTTGATGCAAAGAAGGTTTTTGTTTCATATGATAAGCCTGTAAGAGAATATAAATCAAACATTACAACAAAAAAACGTGATATATTGGAAGAATCGGATACAGATGTAGTTTATGAATTGACAAAGTTTTTGGGTACGAATCAAAATACTTGTTTTGACCAACAACCATTAGTTAAAGTTGGACAAAAATTCAAAAAGGGCGATATTTTGATTCAGGGACCTTCAATGCAAAACGATGAGATTGCTTTAGGTACAAACTTAGTGGCTGCTTATATACCTTGGTATGGATATTCATTTGAAGATGGAATAGTCGTATCAGAAAGATTGGTCAAAGAAGACCTTTTAACATCAATACATATAAGAGAATATTCGCAAGATATCAGAGAGACAAAATTGGGAAATGAAGAAATGACTAGAGATATTCCAAACTTATCTGATTTTTCACTGAGAAATTTGGATGAAGATGGCTTAGTAAGAGTTGGGTCTTATGTAAATTCAAGTGATATCTTGGTTGGGATAGTTGCACCAAAAGGTGAAGTAGAAATGAGTGCTGAAGAGAAATTGCTTAGGGTGATATTTGGAGAATCTGCAAAAGATGTTCGTGATAATTCATTAAGGTTACCTCATGGTGACAAAGGAATAGTAATGGATGTACAGGTTTTGGATAGAAACAAGGGAGATAAATTGGCACCGGGTGTTTTGAAGCAAGTGAAGGTGTTCGTTGCAAAGACACACAAAATTGGTGTAGGCGATAAATTGACAGGTAGACATGGAGATAAGGGTATAATCACAAAAGTGCTTCCACAAGAGGATATGCCATTTTTGGAAGATGGAACTCCAGTAGATATAGTTTTGAATACATTATCTATAGTGAGGCGTATGAATTTGGGACAATTACACGAAGCACATTTGGGTTATGCTGCTTCAAAACTTGGTGTCAAGGTCTCAGCTCCAATATTTAGTCCAATTGACACAGATCAAATATACGAAGAAGCAAAAAAGAAGGGTTATGATGCTTTACAAAAGGTGAAACTTTATGATGGAAGGACAGGAGAGCCATTTGATAATGATATAGTTGTTGGTATAAGATATATGATGAAGTTGGATCATTTGGCAGAAGACAAGATCCACGCAAGGTCTGTTGGAGCATATACAATCGTGACTCAACAACCATTGGGTGGTAAAGCCCAGTTTGGAGGACAAAGATTTGGAGAAATGGAAGTTTGGGCGCTTGAAGCTCATGCAGTTCCTTATCTTCTTCACGAAACGTTGACTACAAGATCTGATGATGTAGTTAGTAGGGTGATGGCTTATAGGGCAATAATTACAGGAGCACCTATTCCAGAATCTCAAACTACTGCCTCTTTTGGTGTGTTGCAAAAAGAACTTGCTGCTTTGGCATTGAATCTAACTCCACAGGGTGTCGTTCAAGACAAGATAGATGTAAATGAACTTGTTGAGACAGGTGGACTTTTGCAACAGGAAGAAAATGTAGCGAAGGCAACAGAAGAAAATCTAGGTGAAACAGAAGGTATGGAAGTGAAGGAAGGTATTGAGGAGATGGAGGCATTGTAA
- the rpsL gene encoding 30S ribosomal protein S12 — MSRINQILRKPRKLKRGSAKYKGIEFSQTTKYKQLQFNYNSKSQKFTKANNPFKRGVCISVTTRTPKKPNSAVRKIAKVRLSNKQEVIAYIPGIGHSLQEHAVVLVRGGRVKDLPGVKYHIVRGKFDATGVANRKQERSKYGAKRPKVKKD; from the coding sequence ATGTCACGAATAAATCAAATACTCAGAAAACCACGAAAACTTAAGAGAGGAAGTGCAAAGTACAAAGGGATAGAATTTTCTCAAACAACAAAGTACAAACAATTGCAATTCAACTATAACTCGAAGAGTCAAAAATTTACGAAAGCAAATAATCCTTTCAAAAGAGGTGTTTGTATATCAGTAACAACAAGAACTCCCAAAAAACCAAACTCTGCTGTTCGTAAGATTGCCAAAGTTAGACTTTCCAATAAGCAGGAAGTTATTGCTTATATCCCAGGTATAGGACATAGTTTGCAAGAACATGCTGTGGTTTTGGTCAGAGGTGGTAGAGTCAAAGATCTTCCTGGTGTAAAATATCATATAGTTCGTGGAAAATTTGATGCAACTGGAGTTGCGAATAGAAAGCAAGAGAGATCAAAGTATGGTGCAAAACGACCTAAAGTCAAAAAAGATTAA
- the rpsG gene encoding 30S ribosomal protein S7 yields MRGKKAPVRKIEPDYKYNSVDISKFINYVMYDGEKSVARILVYKALDKLAEFTGEGQVISFEKAINSVRPNIEVRSRRVGGATYQVPTPVRENRSKSLAYRWIINSARDKRNNTRHETWETLAQELHDAYKGEGSAMKKRDEMHRMADANKAFAHLAW; encoded by the coding sequence ATGAGAGGAAAAAAAGCTCCGGTTAGAAAAATAGAACCGGATTACAAATACAATTCAGTAGACATATCAAAATTCATTAATTATGTGATGTATGACGGTGAAAAAAGTGTGGCAAGAATTTTGGTATATAAGGCACTAGATAAACTTGCAGAATTCACGGGTGAAGGACAAGTAATTTCTTTTGAAAAAGCTATAAACAGTGTAAGACCGAATATAGAAGTAAGGTCTAGGAGGGTTGGTGGTGCTACATATCAAGTTCCGACTCCTGTGAGAGAAAACAGAAGTAAATCGCTAGCTTATAGATGGATCATAAATTCTGCTAGAGACAAGAGGAATAATACTAGACACGAAACATGGGAAACCTTGGCTCAAGAACTTCATGACGCATACAAAGGTGAAGGTAGTGCTATGAAGAAGAGAGATGAGATGCATAGAATGGCTGATGCAAATAAAGCTTTTGCACATTTAGCTTGGTAA
- a CDS encoding UDP-N-acetylglucosamine 1-carboxyvinyltransferase, with translation MQKLIIKGGIPLTGKIKPVANKNSILKLIPASVLIQGQVTLKNVPHSSSVKVMLDIFKDLGGQVQYLENNVVKLDSTNLNKFSIDDELASKERAGLMFLGPLVSRFHKAEIRDSGGCKLGVRPLDAMFKGLQGLGVKIEGTKKYSLSTEKLVGQKVWMIEASVTGTENLILAAVKAVGETEIYNAACEPHTQDLCNFLVACGAKIAGIGSNKLMIHGVEELIAPENFEWSIISDHMDIGGLIIAAAITGGEIEITDAIPEHMIGILQYFEKINLKYEIIGNSIKIPKNQELICKPNFKGDMDKIPDQVWPGFPVDLIPPAIVLACSAAGNIRIHSIMYETQLFFIEELMKMNGKVHLSNPHTVVTLGPSQFRGANINCPEIIQAAHALVLAALAATGETTLNRIESLMRRYPDLVSSLKSLGADIQIVDQ, from the coding sequence ATGCAAAAACTTATTATCAAAGGAGGAATTCCTCTAACTGGCAAAATTAAACCAGTTGCAAACAAAAACTCAATTTTGAAATTGATTCCTGCTTCTGTATTGATTCAAGGTCAAGTTACATTGAAAAATGTACCCCATTCAAGCAGCGTCAAAGTTATGCTTGATATATTCAAAGATTTAGGAGGACAAGTCCAATATTTAGAAAACAATGTAGTTAAACTTGATTCAACAAACCTCAATAAGTTCTCAATCGATGATGAACTTGCCAGTAAAGAAAGAGCTGGTCTAATGTTTCTTGGACCACTAGTTTCTAGGTTTCATAAAGCTGAAATTCGAGATTCTGGAGGTTGCAAACTTGGAGTACGACCACTTGATGCTATGTTCAAAGGGCTTCAAGGTTTAGGAGTTAAAATTGAAGGAACAAAGAAGTACTCACTTTCAACTGAAAAGTTAGTTGGACAAAAAGTATGGATGATAGAAGCAAGTGTTACAGGAACTGAAAATTTGATTTTAGCAGCAGTTAAAGCAGTCGGAGAAACTGAGATTTACAATGCAGCTTGTGAACCTCATACTCAAGACTTGTGCAATTTTTTAGTTGCTTGTGGTGCAAAGATTGCTGGTATTGGTTCAAATAAGCTTATGATACATGGTGTAGAAGAACTTATAGCGCCAGAAAACTTTGAATGGAGTATCATTTCAGATCATATGGATATTGGAGGACTTATAATTGCAGCTGCAATTACAGGTGGAGAAATTGAAATAACTGACGCAATCCCTGAACATATGATCGGAATTTTGCAATATTTTGAAAAAATAAATTTAAAATATGAAATTATAGGTAATTCTATAAAGATTCCGAAAAATCAAGAGCTTATTTGCAAGCCAAATTTCAAAGGAGATATGGACAAGATTCCAGATCAGGTTTGGCCGGGTTTTCCGGTTGATCTCATCCCTCCAGCTATTGTACTAGCTTGCTCAGCAGCAGGTAATATCAGGATTCACTCAATCATGTATGAAACACAGTTGTTTTTTATCGAGGAGTTGATGAAAATGAATGGGAAGGTACATCTTTCCAATCCTCATACCGTGGTAACTTTAGGACCGAGTCAATTTCGTGGAGCTAACATAAATTGTCCGGAAATAATTCAAGCAGCTCACGCACTAGTACTTGCGGCACTTGCTGCAACTGGGGAAACAACTTTGAATAGAATTGAATCTTTGATGAGAAGATATCCAGACCTAGTTAGTAGTCTGAAAAGTCTAGGAGCAGATATCCAAATAGTAGATCAATAA
- a CDS encoding co-chaperone GroES yields MNIKLLNNHILVKPVEQESKAGSFYLPDTASKDRKRVAEVVAVGPGRMNDEGKRLELEVKVGDKVMYKHSEYGSEEIEIEKEKYVLIEETDVLMVL; encoded by the coding sequence ATGAATATAAAACTTTTGAATAATCATATCTTGGTCAAACCAGTGGAACAAGAAAGCAAGGCTGGTTCTTTTTATCTTCCAGATACTGCAAGTAAAGATAGAAAACGAGTTGCTGAAGTTGTTGCAGTTGGTCCTGGAAGAATGAATGATGAAGGGAAAAGGTTGGAACTTGAAGTGAAAGTAGGTGATAAAGTAATGTACAAACATAGTGAATATGGAAGTGAAGAAATTGAAATCGAAAAAGAAAAATATGTACTTATAGAGGAAACTGATGTTTTGATGGTCTTATAA